In the genome of Arachis hypogaea cultivar Tifrunner chromosome 9, arahy.Tifrunner.gnm2.J5K5, whole genome shotgun sequence, the window ctccttttgaagtctctgaggatatggcatcttaggcttgtactcaggagcctttggcagtgtaggataagtgtcaagagagtctgggaatggattgtccgcacgctttggaggggcgtgctccaactctcccctctttttctctggagcttccttttcaactagctcttcattgaccttggtctcagaaccagctactttaccacttcttaattgaatagccttgcaatcttctcctgggttcaccattgtatcaccttgaaatgtacttgcagacctctcaagtatttgcttgctcagttgacccactagtacttctaaatttttaatggaggctctggtttcctgcataacttgtgcttcttcacttgccacttgtccacttatcacagtgatagccttacattcttctcttggatttggaattgtgttactaggaaggctattagtggtcctctgatcaatttcattaactctggtggctatttgacccatttgaatctccaggttcttgatggatgcactggtttcctgtctaaaacctgtcaatattgcttccaaatcattgttctgttggaaaccaccctgagaattattgttgaagttctgaggtctttgaggttgatctctccatccaaaaagttgggtgattcctccatccctggttgtatgtcttagaatatgggtcattgttgggatttctaggaccactccccatgtaattcacctgttcaaaagaaggttgagcataatcataattatcatttcgCACAAAATTACatgccatgtcataggagacttcctatgggggattttgggtgttgatagctgagacttgcatgccacccatctgttgagttagtagatttatttgctgagacatcagcttgttctgagcaagaagagcattaatagCATCAATAACATCTACTTCCAACATGCCTCTCTTCTGAGGGgtttcagagttcacaggattcctgttagaagagtataaatattggttgcttgcaaccaattcaatcagctcaatagtctcctccggtgtcttcttcttgtgcaatgaacatcctgcagaattgtctaagcacattttggacatttcacccaagccttcataaaatatGTCTATTTGTGtctatttggagaacatgtctagagggcattgcctagtcagtaacttgtatctctcccaagcttcatacagagtctcacaatccttttgtctgaaggtctgaacctccatcctaagcttattcaacttctttggtgggaaaaattttatgaaaaacttAGTAACCACattgttccaagtatccaaactgtccttgggttgagaatctagccatagttttgctccatccctcagagcaaatgggaagaccatgagtttgtacacctctgggtttatCTATTTGTTTTCACAAtgtcacaaatttgcagaaaactagaaataaattgatttgggttttcgtggggaagaccatgatactgacagttttgttgcaccagggtgaccagttgaggcttcaactcaaagttattcgCAGCAATAGggggcaccacaatgctttttccataaagatccgcagtaggggtagaataagagccaagcactctcctttgttgatcatccccattcggatttgtCATATTGACATTAGCATTATTATtgggatccatagtggattctgtagccttgtaaagtcttgcttgttgtaaacgccgcctgaaagtcctttcaggttcaggatcaaagtctaagagatgttctttgtctctgttcctgcgcataaacaaccagaaaacaagaaagaatgggAATTTCTACgttagagtgcagagaattcccaatGAGGTAACCTATGTAAAGAGATAAAagtattgaataaaataaatagaaggaaaataataaataggtaacaccaaacttaatttcagaaattaagaaaaaatattggtgctatttattaaaaaaaattttgaaaatattttaaatatatatatatatatatttaaataaaagaaaaaaaagaaaacgaaaaaagggGGCAAGGGGTACTGaacggaaaagaagaaaaaaaattggttaacaaCGTAAAGAaaaattttacaataataaaacaatatttaaataaaaattaaaactaaaacgcctaatctaagcgaTCAAACAACtagtagttgttaatcacagtcaatccctgacaacggcgccaaaaacttgatgcggttTTTTTAcaacccacacttactaaccggcaagttcaccaggtcgtaccaagtaataccttacgtgagtaagggtcgatcccatgaggattgatggatcaagcaacaatagtgtttgatagaattagtcaggcaagcagaaaatagtgttttggtattcaaagagcattagacacagacaaataaataagttaggaataatataatgagaagatagttaaggtttcagagttatctatttttccagatttatttttattactaactaatttaatcatgcaagatataatttcatggcaaactatatgtgactaggccctaattctttagaccttcctagtctcctctaaaattcattaactgccaatttcttggtcaattacttccaattagagggtaaaaatcaattttcagtttatatgccacaaaaattctaattacccaaaaataaagagattatatgtcacgtatcccattaaatccaaataattaaaatttaggataatatgtttccaagctgttgttcaagtaaagagcttttctaaattttacaagaactcaattagaacatgggtcatacttccgttccacccaatattCATTAAattaagagcgaaaacaattattgaaatatagatCAAAACATGaacaaattagaaagatcaaacgaattaaTCCattagaaatagacagagctcctaaccttaacaatgaaggattagttgctcatggttcagagaagaaaaataagggttcttGTAACAACCTGATacctgtctaaatgtacagagtttttatttattactaatcctaataggtttaaaaatcaaaaactaaaattaatatcttttcctaaaagataagatttgaatttaaattcgaattaattaatagATTTTCAGTttatgggtggggaccacttgaattgtccattctgcagcttctaatatgtattttttaggccgaaaattgggtcaaaaacagtccagaaatcgTAACTAGCGTCATttgtatttttgcagatcgcgcatgtgacgcatccgcgtcatccacgcattcgcgtcatttgtgcagattccagtccacgcgttcgcgtcaggcacgcgatcgcgtcattgcaatttctccattccgcgcggtcgcgtgagccatgcgtccgcgtcggtcttcgctggtcatctctttggtttcttctttttctctacaaaaacttcatcaaatccctccgaatgctacctaaaataaataaaattgcacaaaactcaaaatagcatccatagtggataaaatataattaattctaaattaaactcaacaatttagatgcaaattcactaggaaaagatagataagatgctcacgcatcacagcAAGTTATGCAACAAAAGCAGTTTGGCTAAGAAGAATTCCTGaggaattaaacaagaaaaaaagtaCTCCAGTAACAATATTTTGTGATAACAAGTCAGCTATTACACTTTGTAAAAAATCCAGTATTCCATGAGAAATCAAAgtatattgatattcaatttcatAAAATCAGACTTGGTGAATGAAAAAGAAGTTGTAATTGAGTATTGTCTTACTAAAGAACAAGTTGCAGATATATTTACAAAGCTATTGAGGACTTAGTTATGTTACAAGTTGAAAAAGATGTTTGAAAtatttaattctgcaagtttgATTTAAGGAAGGCAATGTTAGATAATTAAATCAAGAACATTCAAGGATAGTACAAATACAATATGCTAAAACATTAAAGAAATtcgaaattaaattgaattggaaaccatGTTGCACCCTCAATTAAGTGGTAGAAACTACAAGAATGCACGTTGTTTTTCCTAGTGCAAGAcaacacaacattcatgaaaaataaagaattatgaATTGAAAGTTTCAAGTTGAtgactaaacttaaaaattttgaagcaaaTTTGAATAAGAAAGTTAACTAGTCAAAGTTTTTGCTAGTTTCATGAAATATTACAATTAGTACTTAGTTCTtataagaattattattttattatgaaaatttgcctatataaaaattttataggtATGTTGTTAATCATCTCTCCATATGAATGAAAATATATTGGATTATTAGAAATTTTCTTCTAATTTATGAGTGTGTTGTTGGTGACTTTGAAAGCCAAAAAGATGATAGTATCGTTTATGAGTGAGTGATTCTGAGACCAATAAATTGTGAGTATTTTACTTGTAATTTTGCTTCCAAATCCAATCTGAACCACCCAATTACATCCTTTGTTTACTAGACCTGCCAAGAGGGGTGTTTATCCTTACAAGTGATAAAGCTGACACAAAACGTTCTCATAATTAACAAAAACATAAAAGGAATGGTCATTCAATTGTTCGAATTAACTATTTCTACTATCTGCTTGATAGTTGTTGAAGTTAGATCGGGTTGGCTAATTAACAAAGAACTCATCAATAGAAGTTCAAGAATATAAAATGCTATAACTGAACTATTCCTCAAATTTGAGGATATGAATGCAAAACTCAGCAACTAGACAAGTTCTCAATGTGTTGTTTAGCTGTGGCTGTGACAAATTTACAAGAGACAATGTATCTTTGACCTCCTCATGACCTGACAATATTTTCTTAGCTAGGATCATTAACATACCTATAAGCCCCAGTTTGATCTACTAAGCAACTTAAAATGTACAACTAAAAAATGAAACAATATCTGATACCTCCAGTTTGTTCTGCCGTATAGAAGGTACTTGTCTGTCACATTCATAATCAACAAGTGATCATGAATGAACAACATATCTGCATTTCCCATTTACGCTCTGGTTCTCATGGTCCTCGCATCTTCTCAACAATGTGCCTGCTTTTCTCTTCAAGATGACGCCTTTTCTCTTCGAACTTCTCACCCATCTTCTTCCGCAAATCAAACATCCTTTCCCTTCTCCCCATTTTCCTTGGCGTTCCCTCATCTTGCTCAATAGAATGATTGCGTTTCTCAGCTACCAAACTTCTATCCACTGATATGATCTGAGAGTTATCCTCCATCCTATGTTCACTAGTTTCGTCTTCGTCATTTTGTGAAGGTGTTCCAAATGGCTCCGAGTCTCTAGTTTCTTGTGGTTTGTCATTCTCTAATAAAGGCGTTGTCAATTCTTCCAACTTTCTGCTGCTTTCCAGGGATGGTTGGCTTGATGAACTTTGTGGAAGAGCAGAGTATGATGATTTGCTGGTCGGCTCTTTACTAGGTTTAGGAATTTTAGGCCTTTGTTGTTTGTGGTCCGAACCAGTACTCGAAGTACATGCATTAGCTTTCACTCCACCAGAAGGTTGATTATTGCTATCATTTGAACTGTCAACCGCAAATTCTTGGTTAATCCATATGAATGGAGCAACAGTGCGAGGAACCCAATCATTCTTTTCTGCTAACATCCATGGGATACAAATGGATTCACAATTGGGGAGTACTAAAGTTTCCCAAATTCCTGCCTGCAGGAGGAAAAGAAATAGTGAAATTTTATAGATTCCCTTTTGGCGGGGAAAAGAAAAATACCAGCTCAATCTCTTGTCCCGAAAATCCAAATTCCAATTTGTGTATAACTGACCATATTTGAGACAAGCTCAACCAGAAAGTAATAAAATGAGAGAAACTTAGGCACTTAAAAGGGGGTCCATATAAACAGATAGAcggagacaaaaaaaaattgcTTATAGAAGATTTATCCTCATTTAATACAATTACTGACACCTGCGATATATGTAAACTCGGTCTAAGTTTAAATAGCCTATGGTCGAGTTACGCTTATGACAACCAACATAAAATTTGTCTATGCATGGCCATGACGCAATGACGTCTTTGGATCCATGTAGGGTTGTGTTAGGTTTGCAACAACCAACGTAAAACTGTCGCATCCCAATGAATGGACATGACGCAATGACGTCTTGGATCCATGTAACCGACTCCACCTAGTAGGAAAAGGCTTTCTTAAAGAGTTAAGAGAGTTACACACTGAATAAAAACTGTAGGAAAAGAATGATCTTTGGCTTGAATTCTTTAATGAAATTACATACCTTTATTCTATTGATGAGGTACGAAGCAATGTGCCCACTAGCTATCTTACGTTCTCCAACAGATGACTCCAAGCTAAAATCAATATCTGGCATTGATGTGAAACCGTACCAGAGTTGATCAGACGGAGGTGGCTTTACATGCAAACGCAATGTCCCTCTGAGGGATTCTACCTTTATTGCCAAAGAGAGCGGAACCTTTTGATAAGAAATAATCAGTTACTCTGAGAATAAACACCTTTAGctgtttcataataataataataataaacgcaCATATCATCAAATATAAATGTCTCTAGGTGCATGCATCAAAATGGTCTAGAATTGCAATATTATGCACCTTGTCAATGATGTTGTATATTATCAAAAACCTACAAAGTGGTTATGCGTGTAGTGACAAGAAAAATGAAGATAATATTAAGAATCATAACCAAAAAAGATTCAACTCACGCACTTcagttaatttagttattaaaagaTTCAGATAAATATATTAACCAACACTTATTGAAAGCAGAAGTCAGTGTTACTCGGaccaatatatttgtatataggAGAAGATGCCAGCTTGCTGCTGAATCTTTCTAAGTAAGAACAGTTTGAGGATTTTCAAATTCAATGCTCTGGTACAAAGAAAAGAGAAGTTTAGCACAAATATGCAATTTTAACAAAAGCCTGTGACTCTCAAGAACCTTCTTGAGATAATCTTGAATTGCATGCTACTTCTGTATAGATTATTCATTTAAATTAACTCATTGTCTTCCAATTGGGAACACTCATGCCCATGGTCATAAACTTGCTGGAAAACAAATGACAATCAGCCACCAGAAAATTACACGATATGATAAACTTTCTAtgcatgtgaaaaagaaaaaaaaaactttatgaTGTCATGAAAACCTATTTGGTTAGAATTCATTTAATGTAACTTTCAAGTAGTATGTTGTAGTACATACACCATTTCAAAATACCGGTCATATATATTGAAATCAAAAGAAAACTAAGTAATAATGGTCTCATTGGAGGCTTCCTGTTTGGCATGTTTGATATGGATTTGTGCAAGTTTGCTAGTCAGTGTCTACccattcagtttcaaggattcagaagaagaaagaaagcaatTTTGTGACATTGCAGTTTATGGGTAATGTGAGTGGTATGGCAATGGTTGGAAAGAAACACACGTATGCTCAATGATATTTCATTACCTCTTAAATTTGTTATGCATCACATAATTTTGAAGAACCTATCTTTTCAGACATGAAAAGGGATTGACTCTAATACAGTTACTAATTTCGTACGAGTTCTTTCATTATGGTTTCTTTTACTGATTTTATTTGTTGGGGATTTCTTATCCTACAATCTTGATTGTTTCTTTATCCAGCTTTACCTTATAAAGTTCTTCTATCAATACACACACAAAGACCTCCCTtgtggttaattttcattggtctttttctatattttccaACAAATGGACAGTCTCTTCACTGGTTTGGTAAATCTTACGGAGAAGTTAATTCAAGTTACTCAAACAAGaagttatttttcaaaaaatttagggtGAAATAACAAGCTCGTGTGCCAAAATATAGGAGGATCTGTGCAACACACACACTATTTAACTGAGAAAAAAGGAATAAAGGAGAGAAGATGCCAATTTATTATGACCACACCACATTAGTGAAATAGCAGAAATTCAATAACAGTGAAAGGGACTGGTAAAGTGTAAATGAAAGAAGAAACCATGGAATAAAGGAGGAAAATATAAGAAAATGGTACCTGTGAAACCTGTTTGGCAAGAGACTTTAATATAGATTTCCATCTTGAACCAGTTGAGGAAGACAAAATCTTCTTAAAGCTCTTAGACACATCTGCTAAGAGAAAGCAAGAAATGATGGAAGTAAATTGAagtttgaaaaataacaaaaaagtatTGGATGTTCAAACAATAATGAAAGTGGAGACCTCATGTCCTGTTTTTATTTCCatttttcatttacttttttgtttttgttttaaaattgtgTGAGGGAGATAGTTAAAATAGGAAATATAAATTGTTTTAACTATTGTCACCTTGACAGAATCCTTAAAATGGGAAACACAAAAAATGGGATAAAAAAAGAAGCCAAACAGGCCCATAATTGTGAAACAGATTGAACAACCTCCGAGACAACCAAGTTCAAGTAGATTTCCCGGAAGAAAGACAAACAACATAAATAATTGTGTTTGACACAACTCAAGAGGAAAGTTCATTATAGGATGCACGTAGAAAATGCATAAATAACTGGACTTGATAGGACTCATCACTAACCAGTGTTCCAATCATCATcgtcttctttttcctcttgtaAATCATTCTTTCTTTcctcaagattcaattgttttccTAAATCTTCAAAACCTTCAAGAAGATCTGATGGGACAGCTCCTCCATCACTTACCTCTGGATTTGAGTCCTCTGTTTCAAGTTCGCCAACTTCAAGCCTTGTTTCGATCTCTACCACCACACCTCCAGAATATTCAATGTCAACTTCAAAGGCCCATACCTCACTCAGTTCCATAGGAAGAACCCTCATTCTAGCTATACAAGGTGGAACATTCCCAGTATTGATGTCAGTACAGATGACTTCACCAATATAGCTGGGAGTCCTCATATTGGACAATGATCTCtgttagattttaataaaaaaataataagaataagaaattaaagaaggaaACTTAACAAACAACAACCACCTCTCTAGCAGCAACCATAATGAAATTAACAAGTAGTGCACTATGACCACAAGTCCATGACGGAATTGCTGCATAAACATTGGTGGGGAAAACAAAATGCATGATTACATTCTCTCCAattctattcaaaaaaaattttaaatcaattaattacATTTTCCATTCACCAGATTGAAAAACTCTGAAACGGAAGAGATGCCTTTTGATTAGTTAAACTAACAAATTTTCTCTACAAAAGAACACATTTGGAAAGAACAGTGGCTGTATtcttaatgttttatatttagcACAATTTAAATTCTATGAGTATAACCTTGAGCTTTATCGAAGAACTAGGAATGAAAAGGTTACTCAATACTCAAAAGATAGAATATCTGTTATCATGTTTCCAGCAACAATAAGCAAATATTCTCAATTTGAATAACAAGTACAGATAAATGCAAGAAATTCATAATTAAGCACAATGATCTCCACTTATACATTGATGCAAAAGAAAGATAACTAAACAAACTCACACGAATCCAATGGGACAAGTACAAACCTGAATCCGTGATTGAATCGATTTCTTCAACTCTGTGTTTCCTTTGACATCAAAAAATAGTCGAGAAATCAACAGATTCCAACATAATGTTCCCTCATCAATGCCAAACTTCTCCTCAGCATCAGCATCATCTACTACCAAGGAACTCTTATGCTTTCCTGTTGGAGCATTTTTCATCAATCCAGTGGCCAAAACTGCATCTTGACCAGCACGAAGCTTCTCACTGTACTTTTTTTCGTCATGGCCTAACAATAAAGCTGAACTTGATTTATGTTCCAAACCAACCCGGGAAGTTCTTTTCGAAAACTTCTTCAAAAGTTGACGAACCTTTGAGGAAGCACTATCAGGCTTACTAGATCTTTCTACCGTATCAACACTTATTCCTGCTGATGGTTTCATAAAAGAATGAAATACAGAATTTAAGGATGTTAAATAATTATGAAATTCTTCATGCAACTGGGAGAACCATTTGATTTTATCCTTTTGATCACATGAAACCAGATGGAGAGCTTTACACCAGGCTTCTTTCTCCCATGAAGTTTCGAGATATATGTAGAGGGTTTTGCTTCCATCATATATTGCAGAGCCCTTACTTTCTAATTTGATGGGGAACCTTTTTGCCCTATTAAGTAAACCATTAATCAAATAAGAACTTGAAACATTTAATTTCTTGAATGAatgatcaataaataaaataaaattcatctCTGCAATATTATGAAACGAATACCCCCAAAATCCATGCTATCACATGACACCCATTTTTAAGAAGCAGAAAAAGACAAAGAATTGACATTCTCTATATGAATACACATATGAGGAGAATTCAGAAAAAGAAGTCCATACAGCTTTGAAGTTTTGAATCAAACGTTGAAATAAAAAATCATGCACAATGCACTTGAAAATGTTTGCCTTTGAAAGGAATAAAATAAGTTACAGAAGACGACTGCAACTCTAGCATAACCAATTTAGTCAAGAATATAATACTCACTATGGTAATTCATTATAACctattcatttcttttctttacacTGATACTAAATAGTTAAACCCATGTATGCGTGTGCAGTTAAGAGAAAACCAGCAATGATAGGAATCACAAACAAAAGAGAGGCAGCATGAGATAAAATTGGAAAAAAGGATATGCATGAATATCACCAAATAAACATCGACACTCTTCCTATTTACTGTGAGAAATTAGATACCACCAAATGAAAGTGACTACAAAATCACATTACCATTTTCTTGAAGAAAAGCTTGAAGCTGACACAGCCTGAACTGTGCAGCCCTTGAGTTCAATTGTTCTCTGCAAACCATCAGACTCTTTTAGAAGAAGCGATTGACCCTTGATCTGCCCATACATTTTGATAGGGGAAACCTCTAAGagctccctttttcttttttgttcttttgaTGGTTTATCCAGCCATGATCTCCAAACTTCTTCTGACTCTAGAACCCATAGAACACCCTGCAAGAAGAAGCTAATTAGAATTAGATGAGGAGTAATAAGATGGATTAAAAATTGTGGAAATTAATGATTCCCAAATGAAGGTTTCAAATCCGTAATTTAGTATTGCATAATCAAAACCTAAAACCTAACAGAGTACCGTGCGGAGTTCCTTACTGGGTTTTCCCCACCCTATGTACAAGACTTTCCTTTTTCCAAATTCTTTAAACATCAATATTTTCTTTGAAATCATTGTGATTAGTGGCACAAGGCTTGGTTAacattaaaataactattttccATAAATCAGAAGCTCtactttccttctttctttctatttccaTTTCCCAATTCCAACCACTAAGAGCCAAAAATGCGAAGGACTAACTAATTGCTTCCTATGAAACTCAGTTTTATATCTGCAGATAAATCGCAGTCTTCAATTTACACGAAGCATACACCAAATCAAAAATGAAGCTCACGTCAacagaaaaaaaagcaaaagaaactGAAGAACATACAATGAATTTTACTCGAAAGCATAAAAAATCAgctcaaattattattattgtaccaGCATTATTATTAacgaattaatttaattaattgattaatatcATTCAGTTTGCTAAAGCGCGTAACgtagtaatataattaaaaatacgattaatttaaatttaaattttgaaagaaaaaaaaaaaagagggagaaaaAGAAGGATTTGAGTTGAGTTGAGTTGAGTTGAAGAATCGAAGAACCTGCTTCTTGGAGACGAAATCGAGAGACTGGAGAGGATCGAGCTCAGCGGGTGGTGGTTGGGAAGCAGCGATTCGGGATTGGTCTCTATCGGCCTTAAAACGCAGTCGTTTGAGGATGAAGAAGAGTGCGAGAGCTTGGGCCGCAAGAACCGCCGCAACCCCAAGAATGAAGCCAACAAAAATCAGTGCAGATACCCACACCATTCTCGATTCTGACTGACGCTGACACCAGAGCTTGGATTGAATAAGAGACTCTGAGAAGTTAAATtcaagtgagagagagagaggaagttggaagatggaaaatggaatgaagaagaagagttgcTTTGTTTCGTTGTTGTGGGTAACAGAACACaaaggaaggaaggaaggaaggaaggaaggaagcGCGTTGTGGGAAGAAAGAAACACGTAACAGTAACAATAACAGTAACAGTAACAGTAACGGCCAGAGACACAGTCGCACCGAGTCATTTCCAATAATCTATTTTTAAATAACTAGTAAATTGTCTATTTGACCCCTGAATATCAAAAcacttattaaat includes:
- the LOC112711062 gene encoding uncharacterized protein isoform X4; translated protein: MVWVSALIFVGFILGVAAVLAAQALALFFILKRLRFKADRDQSRIAASQPPPAELDPLQSLDFVSKKQGVLWVLESEEVWRSWLDKPSKEQKRKRELLEVSPIKMYGQIKGQSLLLKESDGLQRTIELKGCTVQAVSASSFSSRKWAKRFPIKLESKGSAIYDGSKTLYIYLETSWEKEAWCKALHLVSCDQKDKIKWFSQLHEEFHNYLTSLNSVFHSFMKPSAGISVDTVERSSKPDSASSKVRQLLKKFSKRTSRVGLEHKSSSALLLGHDEKKYSEKLRAGQDAVLATGLMKNAPTGKHKSSLVVDDADAEEKFGIDEGTLCWNLLISRLFFDVKGNTELKKSIQSRIQRSLSNMRTPSYIGEVICTDINTGNVPPCIARMRVLPMELSEVWAFEVDIEYSGGVVVEIETRLEVGELETEDSNPEVSDGGAVPSDLLEGFEDLGKQLNLEERKNDLQEEKEDDDDWNTDVSKSFKKILSSSTGSRWKSILKSLAKQVSQVPLSLAIKVESLRGTLRLHVKPPPSDQLWYGFTSMPDIDFSLESSVGERKIASGHIASYLINRIKAGIWETLVLPNCESICIPWMLAEKNDWVPRTVAPFIWINQEFAVDSSNDSNNQPSGGVKANACTSSTGSDHKQQRPKIPKPSKEPTSKSSYSALPQSSSSQPSLESSRKLEELTTPLLENDKPQETRDSEPFGTPSQNDEDETSEHRMEDNSQIISVDRSLVAEKRNHSIEQDEGTPRKMGRRERMFDLRKKMGEKFEEKRRHLEEKSRHIVEKMRGP
- the LOC112711062 gene encoding uncharacterized protein isoform X2, which gives rise to MVWVSALIFVGFILGVAAVLAAQALALFFILKRLRFKADRDQSRIAASQPPPAELDPLQSLDFVSKKQGVLWVLESEEVWRSWLDKPSKEQKRKRELLEVSPIKMYGQIKGQSLLLKESDGLQRTIELKGCTVQAVSASSFSSRKWAKRFPIKLESKGSAIYDGSKTLYIYLETSWEKEAWCKALHLVSCDQKDKIKWFSQLHEEFHNYLTSLNSVFHSFMKPSAGISVDTVERSSKPDSASSKVRQLLKKFSKRTSRVGLEHKSSSALLLGHDEKKYSEKLRAGQDAVLATGLMKNAPTGKHKSSLVVDDADAEEKFGIDEGTLCWNLLISRLFFDVKGNTELKKSIQSRIQQFRHGLVVIVHYLLISLWLLLESYIGEVICTDINTGNVPPCIARMRVLPMELSEVWAFEVDIEYSGGVVVEIETRLEVGELETEDSNPEVSDGGAVPSDLLEGFEDLGKQLNLEERKNDLQEEKEDDDDWNTADVSKSFKKILSSSTGSRWKSILKSLAKQVSQVPLSLAIKVESLRGTLRLHVKPPPSDQLWYGFTSMPDIDFSLESSVGERKIASGHIASYLINRIKAGIWETLVLPNCESICIPWMLAEKNDWVPRTVAPFIWINQEFAVDSSNDSNNQPSGGVKANACTSSTGSDHKQQRPKIPKPSKEPTSKSSYSALPQSSSSQPSLESSRKLEELTTPLLENDKPQETRDSEPFGTPSQNDEDETSEHRMEDNSQIISVDRSLVAEKRNHSIEQDEGTPRKMGRRERMFDLRKKMGEKFEEKRRHLEEKSRHIVEKMRGP
- the LOC112711062 gene encoding uncharacterized protein isoform X3, which produces MVWVSALIFVGFILGVAAVLAAQALALFFILKRLRFKADRDQSRIAASQPPPAELDPLQSLDFVSKKQGVLWVLESEEVWRSWLDKPSKEQKRKRELLEVSPIKMYGQIKGQSLLLKESDGLQRTIELKGCTVQAVSASSFSSRKWAKRFPIKLESKGSAIYDGSKTLYIYLETSWEKEAWCKALHLVSCDQKDKIKWFSQLHEEFHNYLTSLNSVFHSFMKPSAGISVDTVERSSKPDSASSKVRQLLKKFSKRTSRVGLEHKSSSALLLGHDEKKYSEKLRAGQDAVLATGLMKNAPTGKHKSSLVVDDADAEEKFGIDEGTLCWNLLISRLFFDVKGNTELKKSIQSRIQQFRHGLVVIVHYLLISLWLLLESYIGEVICTDINTGNVPPCIARMRVLPMELSEVWAFEVDIEYSGGVVVEIETRLEVGELETEDSNPEVSDGGAVPSDLLEGFEDLGKQLNLEERKNDLQEEKEDDDDWNTDVSKSFKKILSSSTGSRWKSILKSLAKQVSQVPLSLAIKVESLRGTLRLHVKPPPSDQLWYGFTSMPDIDFSLESSVGERKIASGHIASYLINRIKAGIWETLVLPNCESICIPWMLAEKNDWVPRTVAPFIWINQEFAVDSSNDSNNQPSGGVKANACTSSTGSDHKQQRPKIPKPSKEPTSKSSYSALPQSSSSQPSLESSRKLEELTTPLLENDKPQETRDSEPFGTPSQNDEDETSEHRMEDNSQIISVDRSLVAEKRNHSIEQDEGTPRKMGRRERMFDLRKKMGEKFEEKRRHLEEKSRHIVEKMRGP
- the LOC112711062 gene encoding uncharacterized protein isoform X1, translated to MTRCDCVSGRYCYCYCYCYCYVFLSSHNALPSFLPSFLPLCSVTHNNETKQLFFFIPFSIFQLPLSLSLEFNFSESLIQSKLWCQRQSESRMVWVSALIFVGFILGVAAVLAAQALALFFILKRLRFKADRDQSRIAASQPPPAELDPLQSLDFVSKKQGVLWVLESEEVWRSWLDKPSKEQKRKRELLEVSPIKMYGQIKGQSLLLKESDGLQRTIELKGCTVQAVSASSFSSRKWAKRFPIKLESKGSAIYDGSKTLYIYLETSWEKEAWCKALHLVSCDQKDKIKWFSQLHEEFHNYLTSLNSVFHSFMKPSAGISVDTVERSSKPDSASSKVRQLLKKFSKRTSRVGLEHKSSSALLLGHDEKKYSEKLRAGQDAVLATGLMKNAPTGKHKSSLVVDDADAEEKFGIDEGTLCWNLLISRLFFDVKGNTELKKSIQSRIQRSLSNMRTPSYIGEVICTDINTGNVPPCIARMRVLPMELSEVWAFEVDIEYSGGVVVEIETRLEVGELETEDSNPEVSDGGAVPSDLLEGFEDLGKQLNLEERKNDLQEEKEDDDDWNTADVSKSFKKILSSSTGSRWKSILKSLAKQVSQVPLSLAIKVESLRGTLRLHVKPPPSDQLWYGFTSMPDIDFSLESSVGERKIASGHIASYLINRIKAGIWETLVLPNCESICIPWMLAEKNDWVPRTVAPFIWINQEFAVDSSNDSNNQPSGGVKANACTSSTGSDHKQQRPKIPKPSKEPTSKSSYSALPQSSSSQPSLESSRKLEELTTPLLENDKPQETRDSEPFGTPSQNDEDETSEHRMEDNSQIISVDRSLVAEKRNHSIEQDEGTPRKMGRRERMFDLRKKMGEKFEEKRRHLEEKSRHIVEKMRGP